A region from the Mycobacterium heidelbergense genome encodes:
- the leuA gene encoding 2-isopropylmalate synthase: MTNPDSPDSYTSARAIVKPSGPPGPDQPDWNPQRGSSMPVNRYRPFADEVEPIRVADRTWPDRVITRAPLWCAVDLRDGNQALIDPMSPARKRRMFDLLVGMGYKEIEVGFPSASQTDFDFVREIITDGAIPDDVTIQVLTQCRPELIERTFVACEGAPRAIVHFYNSTSILQRRVVFRADRPAVQEIAVQGARKCVEEAAKYPGTQWRFEYSPESYTGTELEYARQVCDAVGEIIAPTPDNPIIFNLPATVEMATPNVYADSIEWMSRNLANRESVILSLHPHNDRGTAVAAAELGYQAGADRIEGCLFGNGERTGNVCLVTLGLNLFSRGVDPQIDFTNIDEIRRTVEYCNQLPVHERHPYGGDLVYTAFSGSHQDAINKGLDAMKIAADEAGADIDDMLWQVPYLPIDPRDVGRTYEAVIRVNSQSGKGGVAYIMKADHGLALPRRLQIEFSQAIQKITEGEGGEVTPKEMWDAFSEEYLAPVWPLERIKQRVDASEEDTGATRITATVKINGTETEISGTGNGPLAAFVDALGHAGFDVSVLDYSEHAMSSGEEAQAAAYVEASVGGRTVWGVGIAPSITTASLRAVVSAVNRASRG, translated from the coding sequence GTGACCAATCCTGATTCCCCCGACTCCTATACGTCAGCGCGCGCCATCGTCAAACCGTCCGGGCCGCCCGGGCCCGACCAACCCGACTGGAATCCCCAGCGCGGTTCGTCGATGCCCGTCAACCGGTACCGGCCGTTCGCGGACGAAGTCGAGCCCATCCGCGTAGCCGACCGCACCTGGCCCGACCGCGTCATCACTCGTGCCCCGCTGTGGTGCGCGGTGGATCTGCGCGACGGTAACCAGGCGCTGATCGACCCGATGAGCCCGGCCCGCAAGCGCCGCATGTTCGACCTGCTGGTTGGCATGGGCTACAAGGAGATCGAGGTCGGGTTCCCGTCGGCCAGCCAGACCGACTTCGACTTCGTCCGCGAGATCATCACCGACGGCGCCATTCCCGACGACGTCACCATCCAGGTGCTGACCCAGTGCCGACCGGAGTTGATCGAGCGCACCTTTGTGGCGTGCGAAGGCGCGCCGCGGGCCATCGTGCACTTCTACAACTCGACGTCGATCCTGCAGCGCCGCGTGGTGTTCCGCGCCGACCGGCCCGCGGTGCAGGAGATCGCCGTGCAGGGCGCCCGCAAGTGCGTCGAGGAGGCCGCCAAGTACCCGGGCACGCAGTGGCGATTCGAGTACTCGCCGGAGTCCTACACGGGCACCGAGCTCGAATACGCCAGGCAGGTGTGCGACGCCGTCGGCGAGATCATCGCGCCGACGCCGGACAACCCGATCATCTTCAACCTGCCCGCCACCGTGGAGATGGCCACCCCCAACGTCTACGCCGACTCGATCGAGTGGATGAGCCGCAACCTGGCCAACCGGGAATCCGTGATCCTGAGCCTGCATCCGCACAACGACCGCGGAACCGCCGTCGCCGCAGCCGAATTGGGCTACCAGGCGGGCGCCGACCGCATCGAGGGCTGCCTGTTCGGCAACGGGGAGCGCACCGGCAACGTCTGCCTGGTGACTCTGGGGCTCAACCTGTTCTCCCGCGGCGTGGACCCGCAGATCGACTTCACGAATATCGACGAGATCCGCCGCACCGTCGAGTACTGCAACCAGCTGCCGGTGCACGAACGCCACCCCTACGGCGGGGACCTGGTCTACACCGCGTTCTCGGGCAGCCACCAGGACGCGATCAACAAGGGCCTGGACGCGATGAAGATTGCCGCGGACGAGGCCGGCGCCGACATCGACGACATGCTCTGGCAGGTTCCGTATCTGCCGATCGACCCGCGCGACGTCGGGCGCACCTACGAGGCGGTGATCCGGGTCAATTCGCAGTCCGGCAAGGGTGGGGTGGCCTACATCATGAAGGCCGACCACGGCCTGGCCCTGCCGCGACGGCTGCAGATCGAGTTCTCCCAGGCCATCCAGAAGATCACCGAGGGGGAGGGCGGCGAGGTCACCCCCAAAGAGATGTGGGACGCGTTCTCCGAGGAGTACCTCGCCCCGGTGTGGCCGCTGGAGCGCATCAAGCAACGGGTCGACGCCTCCGAGGAGGACACCGGCGCCACGCGCATCACCGCGACCGTCAAGATCAACGGGACGGAGACCGAGATCAGCGGCACCGGCAACGGCCCACTCGCCGCTTTCGTCGACGCGCTGGGCCATGCCGGGTTCGACGTATCCGTCCTGGACTACTCTGAGCACGCGATGAGCTCCGGCGAGGAAGCCCAGGCCGCGGCCTACGTCGAGGCTTCCGTGGGTGGCCGCACGGTGTGGGGTGTCGGGATTGCTCCGTCGATCACCACCGCGTCGCTGCGCGCCGTGGTTTCGGCGGTCAACCGCGCATCGCGTGGCTGA
- a CDS encoding aspartate kinase has protein sequence MALVVQKYGGSSVADADRIRRVAERIVATKKQGNDVVVVVSAMGDTTDDLLDLAQQVCPAPPPRELDMLLTAGERISNALVAMAIESLGAQARSFTGSQAGVITTGTHGNAKIIEVTPGRLQAALDEGRIVLVAGFQGVSQDTRDVTTLGRGGSDTTAVALAAALRADVCEIYTDVDGIFSADPRIVPNARRLDTVTFEEMLEMAACGAKVLMLRCVEYARRHNIPVHVRSSYSDKPGTLVTGSIKDKAMEDPILTGVAHDRSEAKVTIVGLPDIPGYAAKVFRAVAEADVNIDMVLQNVSKVEDGKTDITFTCSRDSGPTAVEKLDSLKDEIGFTQLLYDDHIGKVSLVGAGMRSHPGVTATFCEALAAVGVNIELISTSEIRISVLCRDTELDKAVVALHEAFGLGGEESATVYAGTGR, from the coding sequence GTGGCGCTCGTAGTGCAGAAGTACGGCGGATCCTCGGTGGCCGACGCCGACCGGATCCGCCGCGTTGCGGAGCGCATCGTCGCGACCAAGAAGCAGGGCAATGACGTCGTCGTGGTGGTGTCGGCGATGGGCGACACCACCGACGACCTGCTCGACCTCGCGCAGCAGGTCTGCCCGGCCCCGCCGCCCCGGGAACTCGACATGCTGCTGACCGCCGGCGAGCGCATCTCGAACGCGTTGGTGGCCATGGCGATCGAATCGCTCGGCGCGCAAGCCCGGTCGTTCACCGGTTCGCAGGCCGGCGTGATCACCACCGGCACCCACGGCAACGCGAAGATCATCGAGGTCACGCCGGGACGGCTGCAAGCCGCGCTCGACGAGGGGCGCATCGTGCTGGTCGCCGGGTTCCAGGGGGTCAGCCAGGACACCCGGGACGTCACCACGCTGGGCCGCGGCGGCTCGGACACCACCGCGGTCGCGCTGGCCGCGGCGCTTCGCGCGGACGTCTGCGAGATCTACACCGACGTGGACGGCATCTTCAGCGCGGACCCGAGGATCGTGCCCAACGCCCGCAGGTTGGACACGGTGACGTTCGAGGAGATGCTCGAGATGGCGGCCTGCGGCGCCAAGGTACTGATGCTGCGCTGCGTGGAATACGCTCGGCGCCACAACATTCCGGTGCACGTTCGATCGTCGTACTCGGACAAACCCGGCACCCTCGTTACCGGATCGATCAAGGACAAAGCCATGGAAGACCCCATCCTGACCGGAGTCGCGCACGACCGCAGCGAGGCCAAGGTGACCATCGTCGGGCTGCCCGACATTCCCGGGTATGCGGCCAAGGTGTTCCGGGCCGTCGCCGAAGCCGACGTGAACATCGACATGGTGCTGCAGAACGTCTCGAAGGTCGAGGACGGCAAGACCGACATCACCTTCACGTGCTCGCGGGACAGCGGGCCCACCGCGGTGGAAAAGCTGGACTCGCTGAAGGACGAGATCGGGTTCACCCAGCTGCTCTACGACGACCACATCGGCAAGGTGTCGCTGGTGGGGGCGGGCATGCGCAGCCACCCCGGGGTCACCGCGACCTTCTGTGAGGCGCTGGCCGCCGTGGGCGTCAACATCGAGCTGATCTCCACCTCGGAGATTCGCATCTCGGTGCTGTGCCGCGACACGGAACTGGACAAGGCGGTCGTGGCGTTGCACGAGGCGTTCGGGCTCGGCGGCGAGGAGTCGGCGACGGTGTATGCGGGGACGGGCAGATAG
- a CDS encoding DEDDh family exonuclease has product MNRVSWGRPAGEPDGGWAVIDVETSGFRPGQARIISVAALGLDAAGRVEQSVVSLLNPGVDPGPTHVHGLTAAMLEDQPQFVDIVGDVVEVLRGRTLVAHNVAFDYAFLAAEAELAEAELPVDSVMCTVELARRLDLGVDNLRLETLAAHWGVTQERPHDAFDDALVLTGVLASALERARERDIWLPVRPVTRRRWPNGRVTHDELRPLKVLASRMPCPYLNPGPYVRGRPLVQGMRVALAAEVARTHEELVERILHAGLAYSDAVDRETSLVVCNDVAPEQGKGYHALQLGVPVVSDAQFMDCVGAVVRGTSMEEFTDVTAVDRQLALF; this is encoded by the coding sequence ATGAACCGGGTGTCCTGGGGTCGGCCGGCCGGCGAGCCGGACGGCGGTTGGGCCGTCATCGACGTCGAGACCTCGGGTTTTCGCCCGGGTCAGGCGCGGATTATCAGTGTTGCCGCGCTCGGCCTCGACGCCGCCGGGCGGGTCGAGCAATCCGTGGTCAGCCTGCTCAATCCCGGGGTCGACCCCGGCCCCACCCACGTGCACGGCCTCACCGCCGCCATGCTCGAGGACCAGCCGCAGTTCGTCGACATCGTCGGTGACGTGGTCGAGGTGCTGCGCGGCCGCACGCTGGTGGCGCACAACGTCGCGTTCGACTACGCGTTCCTGGCCGCGGAGGCCGAGCTCGCCGAGGCCGAGCTTCCCGTCGACTCCGTCATGTGCACGGTCGAGCTGGCCCGGCGGCTGGACCTCGGCGTCGACAACCTGCGGCTGGAGACGCTCGCGGCGCACTGGGGCGTGACCCAGGAGCGGCCGCACGACGCCTTCGACGACGCGTTGGTGCTGACTGGCGTGTTGGCGTCGGCGCTCGAGCGGGCGCGCGAACGCGACATCTGGCTGCCGGTGCGCCCGGTGACCCGGCGCCGCTGGCCGAACGGCCGGGTGACCCACGACGAGCTTCGCCCGTTGAAGGTGCTGGCTTCCCGGATGCCGTGCCCGTATCTCAACCCGGGGCCGTATGTCCGCGGCAGGCCGCTGGTCCAGGGCATGCGGGTGGCGCTGGCCGCCGAGGTGGCGCGCACCCACGAGGAACTCGTCGAGCGGATCCTGCACGCCGGGCTGGCCTACAGCGACGCCGTCGACCGCGAGACCTCGCTGGTGGTCTGCAACGATGTCGCCCCCGAGCAGGGCAAGGGCTATCACGCCCTGCAGCTGGGGGTCCCGGTCGTGTCCGACGCGCAATTCATGGACTGCGTCGGCGCCGTCGTCAGGGGGACCAGCATGGAGGAATTCACCGACGTCACCGCGGTCGACCGGCAGCTCGCGCTGTTCTGA
- the recR gene encoding recombination mediator RecR, producing the protein MFEGPVQDLIDELGKLPGIGPKSAQRIAFHLLSVEPPDIDRLTAVLGKVRDGVRFCAVCGNVSDDERCRICSDTRRDASVVCVVEEPKDIQAVERTREFRGRYHVLGGALDPLSGVGPDQLRIRELLSRIGERVDDVDIAEVIIATDPNTEGEATATYLVRILRDIPGLTVTRIASGLPMGGDLEFADELTLGRALTGRRAMV; encoded by the coding sequence ATGTTTGAGGGACCCGTCCAGGATCTGATCGACGAGCTGGGCAAGCTGCCGGGCATTGGACCCAAGAGCGCGCAGCGCATCGCGTTCCACCTGTTGTCGGTCGAGCCGCCGGATATCGACCGGCTGACCGCGGTGCTGGGCAAGGTCCGCGACGGCGTGCGGTTCTGCGCGGTGTGCGGCAACGTCTCGGACGACGAGCGTTGCAGAATTTGTTCTGATACGCGTCGAGACGCATCTGTCGTGTGCGTCGTCGAGGAGCCGAAGGACATCCAGGCCGTCGAGCGCACCCGCGAATTCCGGGGCCGCTACCACGTGCTGGGTGGCGCGCTGGATCCGCTGTCCGGGGTGGGCCCCGACCAGCTGCGCATCCGCGAGCTGCTGAGCCGCATCGGCGAACGCGTCGACGACGTCGACATCGCCGAGGTGATCATCGCCACCGACCCCAACACCGAGGGGGAGGCGACCGCCACCTACCTGGTGCGGATTCTCCGCGACATCCCCGGCCTGACCGTGACGCGTATCGCGTCGGGCCTGCCGATGGGCGGCGACCTGGAGTTCGCCGACGAGCTGACGCTGGGCCGCGCGCTCACCGGCCGCCGGGCGATGGTCTGA
- a CDS encoding type 1 glutamine amidotransferase has protein sequence MVRIGVVLPDVMGTYGDGGNALVLRQRLRLRGIAAEIVEVTLADPVPESLDLYTLGGAEDYAQRLATRHLLRYPGLQRAAERDAPVLAICAAVQVLGQWYETSSGERVDGVGMLDATTSPQDKRTIGELVTTPLLTGLTQQLTGFENHRGGTVLGPAAAPLGAVVKGAGNRADPPGNGFDGAVQGSVVATYMHGPCLARNPELADLLLSKVVGELAPLTMPEVDALRRERLAAR, from the coding sequence GTGGTGCGGATCGGGGTGGTGTTGCCCGACGTGATGGGCACCTACGGCGACGGCGGCAACGCGCTGGTGCTGCGCCAGCGGCTGCGGCTGCGCGGGATCGCCGCCGAGATCGTCGAGGTCACGCTGGCCGACCCGGTGCCGGAGTCGTTGGACCTCTACACGCTGGGCGGCGCCGAGGACTACGCGCAGCGGCTGGCCACCAGGCACCTGCTCCGGTACCCGGGCCTGCAGCGCGCGGCGGAGCGGGACGCGCCCGTGCTGGCGATCTGCGCGGCCGTCCAGGTGCTCGGCCAGTGGTACGAGACGTCGTCGGGCGAACGGGTCGACGGAGTGGGCATGCTGGATGCCACCACGTCGCCGCAAGACAAGCGCACCATCGGCGAGCTGGTGACCACGCCGCTGCTGACCGGCTTGACCCAACAGCTCACTGGCTTCGAGAACCACCGCGGCGGCACCGTCCTGGGGCCGGCGGCGGCACCGCTGGGCGCGGTGGTCAAGGGCGCGGGCAACCGCGCCGACCCCCCCGGCAATGGCTTCGACGGCGCGGTGCAGGGCAGCGTGGTCGCGACCTACATGCACGGCCCCTGCCTGGCCCGCAACCCGGAGCTGGCCGACCTGCTGCTGAGCAAGGTGGTGGGCGAGCTGGCGCCGCTGACGATGCCCGAGGTAGACGCGCTGCGCCGCGAACGGCTCGCGGCGCGCTAG
- a CDS encoding YbaB/EbfC family nucleoid-associated protein yields MQPGGDMSALLAQAQQMQQKLLEAQQHLASAEVHGQAGGGLVKVVVKGSGEVIAVTIDPKVVDPGDIETLQDLIVGAMGDASQQVTKMAQDQLGALAGGMGGPPAPPTQMRGL; encoded by the coding sequence ATGCAACCCGGAGGCGACATGTCGGCGCTGCTCGCCCAGGCGCAGCAGATGCAGCAAAAGCTACTGGAAGCCCAGCAACATCTCGCGAGCGCTGAGGTGCACGGTCAGGCCGGTGGCGGTTTGGTCAAGGTCGTCGTCAAGGGCAGCGGCGAGGTGATCGCCGTGACGATCGATCCCAAGGTCGTCGACCCCGGGGACATCGAGACCCTGCAGGACCTGATCGTCGGGGCCATGGGCGACGCTTCCCAGCAGGTCACCAAGATGGCGCAGGACCAGCTGGGGGCCCTGGCCGGCGGCATGGGCGGCCCGCCGGCGCCACCGACTCAAATGCGGGGGCTGTGA
- a CDS encoding endonuclease domain-containing protein: protein MAMAFIGSGDVTRHELRRWYRPVYPGVYAPKGDSCSLRDRTVGAWLWSRRRAVIAGIAASALHGAQWVDDDIPIELIWANTRPPRGLVVRDEALGDDEITRVAGLPVTTLARTAYDLGRRLPRGQAVARLDALMRATPFSTEDVLLLTKRYPGARGLRRLRTALPLVDGGAASPKETWLRLLLIDAGLPTPETQIPVNENWRSVGVLDMGWEQFKVAAEYDGDQHRTDRRRYVKDQWRRRKLTELGWIVVRVIAEDNPDEVVARVRSALRARGWRP, encoded by the coding sequence ATGGCGATGGCGTTCATCGGTAGCGGGGATGTGACCCGGCATGAGTTGCGACGTTGGTACCGCCCCGTCTATCCGGGTGTGTACGCGCCGAAGGGCGACAGTTGCTCATTGCGCGACCGGACCGTAGGTGCCTGGTTGTGGTCGCGGCGCCGCGCCGTGATCGCTGGCATCGCCGCATCCGCACTGCATGGTGCGCAATGGGTCGACGACGACATCCCGATCGAGCTGATCTGGGCCAACACCAGGCCGCCGCGGGGACTCGTGGTTCGCGACGAGGCCCTGGGCGATGACGAGATCACCCGCGTCGCCGGCCTTCCTGTCACCACGCTAGCGCGGACCGCGTACGACCTGGGCCGGCGCCTGCCGCGGGGGCAGGCCGTTGCACGGCTCGACGCGCTGATGCGCGCCACGCCGTTCTCGACCGAAGACGTGCTGCTCTTGACCAAGCGGTATCCGGGCGCCCGCGGCCTGCGGCGGCTGCGGACGGCGCTTCCGCTGGTCGACGGCGGCGCGGCGTCGCCCAAAGAGACCTGGCTGCGGCTCCTGTTGATCGACGCCGGGTTGCCGACCCCGGAAACACAGATACCGGTGAATGAGAACTGGCGGTCGGTTGGCGTGCTCGATATGGGTTGGGAGCAATTCAAGGTGGCGGCCGAGTATGACGGCGACCAACACCGCACCGACCGCCGCAGGTATGTCAAAGACCAGTGGCGGCGGCGGAAGCTCACCGAGTTGGGCTGGATCGTCGTCCGGGTGATCGCCGAGGACAACCCCGACGAGGTCGTCGCCCGGGTGCGTAGCGCGCTGCGCGCCAGGGGCTGGCGGCCCTAG
- a CDS encoding Rv3717 family N-acetylmuramoyl-L-alanine amidase, producing MDLRVSRRVGFRMAIGVLIAASAAIIPTATATPSNIAGMVVFIDPGHNGSNDASISRQVPTGRGGTKDCQATGTSTNTGYMEHTFTWDTALRVRAALNALGVRTALSRGNDTGLGPCVDARANMANSLRPNAILSIHADGGPPSGRGFHVNYSAPPLNQAQAGPAVQFARIMRDQLQASGIPPANYIGQDGLYGRSDLAGLNLAQYPSILVECGNMKNPVDSALMESADGRQKYADALVRGVAGFLATQGQAR from the coding sequence GTGGACCTACGAGTGAGCAGGCGTGTCGGATTCAGAATGGCGATCGGTGTCCTGATTGCCGCCTCGGCGGCGATCATCCCGACCGCGACCGCGACCCCCTCCAACATCGCCGGGATGGTCGTTTTCATCGATCCCGGCCACAACGGCTCCAATGACGCCTCCATCTCCCGCCAGGTGCCCACCGGTCGCGGCGGGACCAAGGACTGCCAGGCCACCGGGACGTCGACCAACACCGGCTACATGGAGCACACCTTCACCTGGGACACCGCGCTGCGGGTCCGCGCCGCGTTGAACGCCCTGGGCGTCCGCACCGCGCTGTCACGCGGCAACGACACCGGGCTGGGGCCGTGCGTCGACGCGCGCGCCAACATGGCCAACTCCTTGCGCCCCAACGCGATCCTGAGCATCCACGCCGACGGCGGCCCGCCGTCCGGGCGGGGATTTCACGTCAATTACTCGGCCCCGCCGCTCAACCAGGCGCAGGCCGGCCCGGCGGTACAGTTCGCCCGGATCATGCGCGACCAGTTGCAGGCCTCGGGCATTCCGCCCGCTAACTACATCGGCCAGGACGGCCTGTACGGCCGCTCGGACCTGGCCGGCCTGAACCTGGCGCAGTATCCGTCGATCCTGGTCGAGTGCGGCAACATGAAGAACCCCGTGGATTCGGCGCTGATGGAGTCCGCGGATGGCCGGCAAAAATACGCCGACGCGCTGGTCCGCGGCGTCGCGGGCTTCCTGGCCACCCAGGGCCAGGCGCGCTAG
- a CDS encoding SRPBCC family protein, whose translation MGQVSAASTILINVEPAATLAAVADYQKVRPKILSPQYSAYQVLQGGQGAGTVAQWKLQATKSRVRDVQVNVDVAGHTVIEKDANSSMVINWTVAPAGTGSSVTVKTTWNGAGGIKGFFEKTFAPLGLKKIQAEVLANLKKELEG comes from the coding sequence ATGGGACAGGTGAGCGCAGCCAGCACGATCTTGATCAACGTCGAGCCCGCGGCGACCCTTGCCGCCGTCGCGGATTACCAGAAGGTGCGCCCGAAGATCCTCTCCCCGCAATACAGCGCATACCAGGTGCTGCAGGGCGGCCAGGGGGCCGGCACGGTCGCCCAGTGGAAGCTGCAGGCCACCAAATCGCGGGTTCGCGACGTGCAGGTCAACGTTGACGTGGCCGGTCACACCGTCATCGAGAAGGACGCGAACTCGTCCATGGTCATCAACTGGACCGTCGCCCCCGCCGGAACCGGGTCCAGCGTCACGGTGAAGACCACCTGGAACGGCGCGGGCGGCATCAAGGGTTTCTTCGAAAAGACCTTTGCGCCCTTGGGGCTGAAGAAGATTCAGGCCGAGGTCCTGGCCAACCTGAAGAAAGAACTGGAAGGCTAG
- a CDS encoding FAD-binding oxidoreductase, whose product MVPVRGSALSAHAAGVDRLMASYRSIPATSAVRLAKPTSNLFRARTKRDARGLDTSGLTGVLGVDPETSTADVAGMCTYEDLVAATLPYGLSPLVVPQLKTITLGGAVSGLGIESASFRNGLPHESVLEMDILTGAGELLTASRGQHSDLFRAFPNSYGTLGYSTRLRIELEPVAPFVAMRHVRFHSLPEMVAAMERIVDTGGQGGTPVDYLDGVVFSADESYLCVGRRTTTPGPVSDYTGKNIYYQSIRHDSVGADATKDDRLTIHDYFWRWDTDWFWCSRAFGVQNPRLRRWWPRRYRRSSVYSKLVGVDHRFGISDRIETRSIRPPDRPLHERVVQDIEVPVERTCEFLEWFLGNVPITPIWLCPLRLRDRDGWPLYPMRPDHTYVNVGFWSSVPAGATEGVTNRAIEAKVSELDGHKSLYSDSFYTREEFDELYGGEAYKTIKKTYDPDSRLLDLYAKAVQRR is encoded by the coding sequence GTGGTGCCTGTCCGTGGATCTGCACTCTCGGCTCACGCAGCGGGCGTTGACCGGTTGATGGCGAGTTATCGATCCATCCCCGCAACGTCCGCGGTCCGGCTCGCCAAGCCGACCTCAAACCTGTTCCGCGCCCGCACCAAACGCGATGCGCGCGGGCTGGACACCTCGGGGCTGACCGGTGTCCTCGGCGTCGATCCCGAAACCAGCACCGCCGACGTGGCCGGCATGTGCACCTACGAGGACCTGGTGGCCGCGACGCTGCCGTACGGCCTTTCGCCGCTGGTGGTCCCGCAGCTGAAGACCATCACCCTCGGCGGTGCGGTCAGCGGCCTGGGCATCGAGTCGGCGTCGTTTCGCAACGGCCTGCCCCACGAATCGGTGCTGGAGATGGATATCCTCACCGGCGCTGGGGAATTGCTCACCGCATCCCGCGGCCAGCACTCCGACCTGTTTCGCGCCTTCCCGAATTCCTATGGGACGCTGGGCTATTCAACCAGGCTTCGGATCGAACTGGAGCCCGTTGCGCCGTTTGTGGCGATGCGACACGTCCGGTTCCATTCGCTGCCCGAGATGGTCGCGGCGATGGAACGCATCGTCGATACGGGTGGGCAGGGCGGCACCCCCGTGGACTATTTGGACGGCGTGGTTTTCAGCGCCGACGAAAGCTACCTGTGCGTCGGCAGGCGGACGACGACCCCGGGGCCGGTCAGCGACTACACCGGGAAAAACATTTACTACCAATCAATTCGGCACGATTCCGTTGGCGCGGACGCCACCAAAGACGACCGGCTGACGATTCACGACTACTTTTGGCGCTGGGACACCGACTGGTTTTGGTGCTCACGCGCGTTCGGCGTGCAGAACCCACGGCTGCGGCGCTGGTGGCCACGCCGCTATCGGCGCAGCAGCGTCTATTCCAAGCTCGTCGGCGTGGACCACCGTTTCGGCATATCCGACCGGATCGAGACACGCAGCATTCGTCCGCCTGACCGCCCCCTGCACGAGCGGGTGGTGCAGGACATCGAGGTACCCGTCGAACGGACCTGCGAATTCTTGGAGTGGTTCCTGGGCAACGTGCCGATCACGCCAATCTGGTTGTGCCCGCTGCGGCTACGCGACCGCGACGGCTGGCCGCTGTATCCGATGCGGCCGGACCACACCTACGTCAACGTCGGGTTCTGGTCGTCGGTGCCGGCCGGCGCCACCGAGGGCGTAACCAACCGGGCGATCGAGGCCAAGGTGAGCGAGCTCGACGGGCACAAGTCGCTGTACTCCGACTCCTTTTACACCCGCGAGGAGTTTGACGAGCTCTACGGCGGCGAGGCCTACAAGACAATCAAGAAAACCTACGACCCCGACTCACGTCTCCTCGACCTCTATGCAAAGGCGGTGCAACGGCGATGA
- a CDS encoding Mur ligase family protein — protein sequence MVTARARLALAAGASARWASRVTGRGAGAMIGGLVAMTLDRSVLRQLGAGRRTVVVTGTNGKSTTTRMTAAALGTLGAVATNAEGANMDAGLVAALAADRQAGLAALEVDEMHVPHVLDAVDAAVVVLLNLSRDQLDRVGEINIIERTLRAGLARHPKAVVVANCDDVLMTSAAYDSPNVVWVAAGGAWANDSVSCPRSGEVIVRDKGHWYSTGADFKRPSPQWWFDDDTLYGPDGLALPMRLALPGAVNRGNAAQAVAAAVALGAEPSKAVAAASKVDEVAGRYRTVRVGAHEARILLAKNPAGWQEALSMVDERAAGVVISVNGQVPDGEDLSWLWDVRFERLENTAVVAAGERGTDLAVRLGYAGVEHTLVHDTVAAIASCPPGRVEVVANYTAFLQLQRALARHG from the coding sequence GTGGTTACCGCCCGCGCACGCCTGGCCCTCGCCGCGGGGGCGAGCGCACGCTGGGCGTCACGGGTCACCGGGCGTGGGGCCGGCGCGATGATCGGCGGCCTGGTCGCGATGACCCTGGACCGCTCGGTGCTGCGCCAGCTCGGGGCCGGGCGGCGCACCGTCGTCGTCACCGGCACCAACGGCAAGTCGACGACCACCCGCATGACCGCGGCCGCCCTAGGCACGCTGGGCGCGGTCGCGACCAACGCCGAGGGCGCCAACATGGACGCCGGCCTGGTGGCCGCGCTGGCCGCCGATAGACAGGCCGGGCTGGCGGCGCTGGAGGTCGACGAGATGCACGTCCCGCACGTCCTGGATGCCGTAGACGCTGCCGTCGTCGTGCTGCTCAACCTGTCGCGAGACCAGCTGGACCGGGTCGGCGAGATCAACATCATCGAGCGCACGCTGCGGGCGGGCCTGGCCCGGCACCCGAAGGCTGTCGTCGTCGCCAACTGCGACGACGTGCTGATGACCTCGGCCGCCTACGACAGCCCCAACGTGGTGTGGGTGGCCGCGGGCGGCGCGTGGGCGAACGACTCGGTCAGCTGCCCGCGCAGCGGCGAGGTCATCGTCCGCGACAAGGGGCACTGGTATTCCACCGGCGCCGACTTCAAGCGACCCAGCCCGCAGTGGTGGTTCGATGACGACACCCTGTATGGGCCCGACGGCCTGGCCCTGCCGATGAGGTTGGCGCTGCCGGGAGCGGTGAACCGCGGCAACGCCGCCCAGGCCGTCGCCGCCGCCGTCGCGCTGGGCGCCGAGCCGTCGAAAGCCGTCGCGGCGGCCTCCAAGGTCGACGAGGTCGCCGGGCGCTACCGCACCGTCCGCGTCGGCGCGCACGAGGCGCGGATCCTGCTGGCCAAGAACCCGGCCGGCTGGCAGGAGGCGCTGTCGATGGTGGACGAGCGCGCGGCCGGGGTGGTCATTTCGGTCAACGGGCAGGTGCCCGACGGCGAGGACCTGTCGTGGCTGTGGGACGTGCGTTTCGAGCGGCTCGAGAACACGGCAGTCGTCGCCGCCGGTGAACGCGGGACCGACCTGGCGGTGCGGCTGGGGTATGCGGGCGTCGAGCACACCCTGGTGCACGACACCGTGGCGGCCATCGCGTCGTGCCCGCCCGGGCGAGTGGAGGTCGTCGCCAACTACACCGCGTTCCTTCAGCTGCAGCGAGCGTTGGCGCGCCATGGCTGA